One Candidatus Paceibacterota bacterium genomic window carries:
- a CDS encoding septum formation initiator family protein, with protein sequence MSSRLHSKRLLKRIVYSKPFVIFLVIVTAFSLKAAWGAYQKMSESGERVAIAQAEKQELQEEREVISENLERLQTRRGIEEELRKKYSLTKEGEEMVVIVDSQPEQVAEETKEKSVFGQIWGAVVNFFD encoded by the coding sequence ATGAGTAGCCGTCTTCATTCAAAACGTCTTCTCAAACGGATTGTTTACTCAAAACCGTTTGTGATATTTTTGGTTATAGTAACGGCGTTTTCCTTGAAGGCTGCTTGGGGGGCGTATCAGAAAATGAGTGAGAGCGGGGAGCGGGTCGCGATCGCCCAGGCAGAAAAGCAAGAGTTGCAGGAAGAGCGGGAAGTTATCAGCGAGAACCTTGAGCGCCTGCAGACACGGCGAGGGATAGAGGAGGAGCTTCGCAAGAAGTATAGTCTGACGAAAGAAGGGGAGGAAATGGTGGTCATTGTAGACAGTCAACCGGAACAAGTTGCTGAGGAGACAAAAGAGAAGTCGGTATTCGGTCAGATCTGGGGTGCGGTAGTTAACTTTTTTGATTGA
- a CDS encoding Hsp20/alpha crystallin family protein, producing MPRRKQSLFERLTGAVRFDDDDIEVDQPVEPQGFTQEMNQPDQDTYWTQETQEEEEGHLTVDLYESGDAIIIKTIVAGVSPDDLDVTITREMVTIRGRRLMNESVPDDRYYYQELYWGLFSRTITLPQEIEVEEAEATERYGILEIKLPKINKNREAKVRVKTG from the coding sequence ATGCCACGACGTAAACAATCACTATTTGAACGACTAACCGGGGCAGTGCGTTTTGATGATGACGATATCGAAGTTGACCAGCCCGTCGAGCCGCAAGGATTCACACAAGAAATGAATCAGCCCGACCAAGACACGTACTGGACGCAAGAAACACAAGAAGAAGAGGAAGGGCACCTCACGGTCGACCTGTACGAGAGCGGTGACGCGATCATTATTAAAACAATCGTTGCCGGAGTTTCTCCGGACGACCTTGACGTAACGATCACACGTGAAATGGTCACTATCCGTGGACGCAGACTCATGAATGAATCAGTCCCGGATGATAGGTACTATTATCAAGAATTGTACTGGGGATTATTCTCTCGCACTATTACCCTGCCGCAAGAAATAGAGGTAGAAGAAGCAGAGGCTACAGAGCGATACGGCATCTTAGAGATCAAGCTCCCTAAAATAAACAAAAATCGCGAAGCTAAGGTTCGTGTAAAAACTGGATAA
- the lepA gene encoding translation elongation factor 4, whose translation MEHSQIRNFSIIAHIDHGKSTLADRMLELTHSVEDRRMQDQVLDSMELERERGITIKMQPVRMAYSSDRSGKKESYILNLIDTPGHIDFSYEVSRAMKAVEGAIMLVDATQGVQAQTLTTLHMAQDLGLVIIPVLSKVDSDLARIDEVKLEVAELLDCSPDDVIETSGKTGAGVAELLEEVVERVPAPEITDEKSLKALVFDFEYSNHRGVIVYVRLYSGKVSAKDDLQFQVANERFGANEVGVFTPQLLAADSLSAGEIGYIVTGIKEPGIASVGDTIARAGDSTPVLDGYQNPAPVVWASIFPESQDDFDYVRRALDRLKLEDSSLSFEEESSRVLGRGFRCGFLGMLHLEIVTERLKRDFDCAVITTAPSTTYEIEYVDGTTDTIYTPSEFPEGQEVKTVYEPVVSLTIITPPEYIGNVTQILYEHEATTGSSDNFGDNRTAIKAIMPLRELMRGFFDDVKRVSAGYASVSYEVGERAQADVVRMDVLVAEEEVPALTRIISRQKVEHEARQVVDQLYTILPRQMFTTKIQARSAGRIIASKTLSALKKDVTAKLYGGDITRKQKLWKKQKEGKKKMRSQGKVNIPHEVFLKMMRQQNSPDSS comes from the coding sequence ATGGAACATAGTCAGATCAGAAATTTTAGTATTATAGCTCACATTGATCACGGCAAGTCTACGCTTGCCGATAGAATGCTCGAACTCACTCACAGTGTTGAAGATAGGCGCATGCAGGATCAGGTTCTTGACTCGATGGAGCTTGAACGAGAGCGAGGCATTACCATAAAAATGCAGCCGGTTAGAATGGCGTATTCCTCGGATCGTTCAGGAAAAAAAGAGTCATATATTTTGAATTTGATTGATACCCCGGGGCATATTGATTTTTCGTACGAAGTATCACGAGCAATGAAGGCTGTAGAAGGAGCGATCATGTTGGTAGATGCAACTCAAGGAGTTCAGGCGCAGACACTGACAACGCTTCATATGGCGCAGGATCTTGGTTTGGTTATTATCCCGGTTCTCTCTAAGGTCGACTCTGATCTTGCGCGTATTGACGAGGTAAAGCTCGAAGTCGCTGAGCTTCTTGACTGTTCTCCCGATGACGTGATCGAGACATCCGGAAAGACCGGGGCAGGTGTGGCTGAACTTCTTGAAGAAGTAGTTGAGCGCGTGCCGGCGCCTGAGATAACTGACGAGAAATCACTCAAGGCGCTCGTGTTTGATTTTGAGTACTCGAATCATCGCGGTGTTATTGTGTATGTACGATTGTACTCAGGTAAGGTGAGTGCAAAAGATGATCTGCAATTTCAGGTAGCAAATGAGCGCTTTGGCGCAAATGAGGTTGGTGTGTTCACTCCACAGCTCCTTGCAGCGGATTCGCTGTCAGCCGGCGAGATCGGCTACATTGTGACCGGTATCAAGGAGCCTGGTATTGCCTCAGTAGGTGATACGATCGCTCGGGCCGGTGATTCGACTCCGGTGCTGGATGGGTATCAAAACCCGGCTCCGGTGGTCTGGGCATCGATCTTTCCGGAAAGCCAAGATGACTTTGATTATGTGCGCCGCGCGCTAGATCGGCTGAAACTTGAGGATTCCTCGCTTTCCTTTGAAGAAGAAAGTTCCCGCGTGCTTGGCCGCGGCTTTCGATGCGGGTTTTTGGGGATGCTTCATCTTGAGATTGTTACCGAACGATTGAAGCGTGATTTCGATTGTGCTGTTATAACAACGGCTCCAAGCACGACGTACGAGATAGAGTATGTGGACGGTACGACTGATACCATTTACACGCCGTCCGAATTTCCTGAAGGTCAAGAAGTAAAGACTGTCTACGAGCCCGTCGTCTCACTAACAATAATCACTCCACCGGAGTATATCGGCAATGTTACTCAGATCTTATATGAACATGAAGCCACAACAGGTTCCTCGGATAATTTTGGTGATAACCGAACTGCTATCAAAGCAATAATGCCGCTTCGAGAACTTATGCGGGGCTTCTTTGATGACGTGAAGCGTGTGTCGGCCGGATATGCGTCAGTTTCGTATGAGGTGGGTGAGCGAGCACAGGCAGATGTAGTGCGTATGGATGTGCTGGTGGCAGAAGAGGAGGTGCCGGCCTTAACACGCATTATATCCCGACAAAAGGTTGAGCATGAGGCGCGGCAGGTGGTTGATCAACTTTATACTATACTGCCTCGACAGATGTTCACGACAAAAATTCAAGCGCGCTCGGCCGGGCGAATCATTGCGTCAAAGACACTCTCGGCGCTTAAAAAAGACGTGACCGCGAAGCTCTACGGTGGCGATATTACTCGTAAGCAAAAACTGTGGAAGAAGCAAAAGGAGGGGAAGAAGAAAATGCGTTCCCAGGGCAAGGTGAATATACCTCACGAAGTATTCTTGAAAATGATGCGTCAGCAAAATTCGCCTGATTCTTCCTAA
- a CDS encoding PrsW family glutamic-type intramembrane protease, whose protein sequence is MTETTVLLLAIAGGILPALFWLWFWLREDQEHPEPTWQLIITFATGMLAAIVALELQLIQDKYFTVTFTAALFLVSAIEEVVKFAASYIAGINTRSFDEPIDAPIYLITAALGFAALENVFYLLTPLLDGNLTQGLVSGNTRFIGATLLHLLASATVGIALAFAYYKGIILRIIYVSVGLCIAIILHTAFNYLIIDSIHKETPELLFAAFALVWGAIIILLLFFEKIKALTRKHNATT, encoded by the coding sequence ATGACCGAAACCACTGTTCTTTTATTAGCGATCGCCGGCGGTATCCTCCCAGCTCTTTTTTGGCTGTGGTTTTGGCTTAGAGAAGACCAAGAGCACCCGGAACCGACCTGGCAGCTTATCATTACGTTTGCTACCGGAATGCTAGCTGCTATCGTTGCCTTAGAGCTTCAGCTCATTCAAGATAAATATTTCACTGTCACATTTACAGCAGCCCTATTCTTAGTATCAGCGATAGAAGAAGTTGTTAAATTTGCCGCATCATACATAGCCGGCATTAATACAAGATCTTTTGATGAACCGATTGACGCACCAATATATCTGATAACAGCAGCCCTTGGATTCGCGGCTCTCGAAAATGTTTTTTACCTCCTTACTCCGCTTCTGGACGGCAATCTTACCCAGGGACTTGTTTCAGGCAATACGCGCTTCATCGGTGCCACGCTTCTCCATCTCCTTGCTTCAGCAACAGTCGGTATTGCTCTTGCGTTCGCTTACTATAAAGGAATAATATTGCGAATCATCTACGTAAGTGTTGGCTTGTGTATAGCAATCATATTGCATACAGCTTTTAACTACCTTATAATTGACAGTATACATAAGGAGACACCTGAACTATTATTCGCTGCCTTCGCGCTTGTTTGGGGCGCTATTATCATCTTGCTCCTTTTCTTTGAAAAGATTAAGGCTCTAACTAGAAAACACAATGCCACGACGTAA
- a CDS encoding valine--tRNA ligase — MEQNIPNELLSPYDPGSVEENIYDHWLESGCFHPEDQIEKGVIPADAPRFSIVLPPPNVTGVLHDGHALTITIEDIMVRYKRMRGYRTLWIPGTDHAAIATQSKVEKLLDKKGIKKQDLGREAFLKEVHQFASESQSTIQNQIRRMGASVDWKREAFTLDEPRQKAVYTAFKKMYDDGLIYRGHRIVNWDPKGRTTVSDEEVEHEEGTATLYTFRYSADFPIPVATTRLETKVGDTAVAVHPEDKRYKQYIGKKFDVTFCGVNLSLLIVADNEIDPEYGTGAVGVTPAHSMTDAEIAERHDLPMIQVIDERARMTVDNDLLNGKKTREAREEIAKWLRENGLLEKEDVIEQNISTAQRSGGIIEPLPKLQWFIDVNKEFTLPQSKITGIENGATVTLKTLMRAAIEGGDIQFIPDRFTKNYLNWVNNLRDWCISRQIWYGHRIPVWYRPPADQPKADGQEIYVGTEAPDGDGWEQDPDTLDTWFSSGLWTFSTLGWPEKTTDMETYHPTSMLETGHDILPFWVSRMVLMSTYHLGEIPFEKVYLHGMVRDAKGEKMSKSKGNAIDPLEEIEKFGTDALRMALIVGNTPGTDLSLSENKIKAYKHFANKIWNASRFVLSNVSTENITKEEPTLTQDDQERINEFREFFETTTKEIDQYHLHIASEKLYDYFWHTFADVIIEEKKEAINGSDDATRASAEWMLYYILTQSIIALHPFMPFITEKIWSLLPTTSTDDILMVHQWPKTPSQ, encoded by the coding sequence ATGGAACAAAATATCCCGAATGAACTTCTTTCCCCGTACGATCCGGGCAGTGTTGAAGAAAATATCTATGACCACTGGCTAGAGTCGGGATGTTTTCATCCTGAAGACCAAATAGAAAAAGGTGTCATTCCTGCGGATGCCCCACGTTTTTCTATTGTTCTCCCGCCACCGAACGTAACCGGTGTATTGCATGACGGACACGCTCTGACCATCACGATAGAGGACATCATGGTTCGTTACAAACGCATGCGTGGATATCGAACTCTCTGGATCCCAGGCACGGACCATGCCGCCATTGCAACCCAATCGAAAGTAGAGAAACTGCTCGACAAGAAAGGTATTAAAAAACAGGATCTCGGTCGCGAAGCATTCCTTAAGGAGGTCCATCAATTTGCCTCAGAAAGCCAGTCAACGATTCAAAATCAGATTAGGAGGATGGGGGCGTCAGTTGATTGGAAGCGGGAGGCATTCACACTCGACGAGCCAAGACAAAAAGCAGTATATACCGCTTTTAAAAAAATGTACGATGACGGACTTATCTACCGTGGTCATCGTATTGTGAACTGGGATCCCAAAGGACGGACAACCGTTTCGGATGAAGAAGTCGAGCACGAGGAAGGCACCGCAACGCTGTACACATTTCGTTACAGCGCTGACTTCCCCATTCCTGTAGCCACAACCCGTCTGGAGACAAAGGTTGGCGACACAGCTGTGGCAGTTCACCCGGAGGACAAACGATACAAGCAGTACATCGGAAAGAAGTTCGATGTAACATTCTGCGGTGTTAACCTCAGTCTGCTCATCGTTGCCGATAACGAAATAGATCCTGAATATGGCACAGGTGCTGTTGGAGTAACTCCTGCGCACAGCATGACCGACGCAGAGATAGCTGAACGACACGATCTGCCCATGATCCAGGTTATCGATGAACGCGCACGCATGACAGTGGATAACGACCTCCTGAACGGAAAGAAGACACGCGAAGCCCGTGAGGAGATAGCAAAGTGGTTACGAGAAAATGGTCTTCTCGAAAAAGAGGACGTGATCGAGCAGAACATTTCAACTGCTCAAAGAAGCGGCGGGATTATCGAGCCTTTACCGAAGTTGCAGTGGTTTATCGATGTTAACAAAGAATTTACTCTTCCCCAGTCAAAAATAACCGGAATTGAGAATGGGGCGACAGTAACCTTAAAAACCTTAATGCGAGCCGCGATCGAAGGCGGCGACATACAATTCATCCCCGATCGATTTACTAAAAACTACCTTAACTGGGTAAACAACTTGCGCGATTGGTGTATTAGCAGGCAGATCTGGTACGGTCACAGAATACCTGTGTGGTATCGGCCTCCGGCCGATCAGCCGAAGGCTGACGGGCAAGAGATCTATGTAGGAACAGAAGCACCTGATGGCGACGGGTGGGAGCAGGACCCGGACACACTTGATACCTGGTTCTCTTCAGGTCTTTGGACCTTTTCAACTCTTGGCTGGCCGGAGAAAACTACTGATATGGAGACGTACCACCCTACAAGCATGCTCGAGACCGGGCACGACATTCTTCCGTTCTGGGTTTCACGCATGGTCTTAATGAGCACCTACCACCTTGGAGAAATTCCGTTTGAGAAAGTATACCTGCATGGCATGGTACGGGACGCAAAGGGAGAGAAGATGAGTAAATCAAAAGGCAACGCGATCGACCCACTCGAAGAGATAGAAAAATTCGGGACCGATGCACTGCGGATGGCTCTCATTGTCGGCAACACACCCGGCACGGATCTTTCGCTCTCTGAGAACAAGATCAAGGCTTACAAGCACTTCGCCAATAAGATATGGAATGCATCTCGTTTTGTTTTGAGCAATGTATCAACTGAGAACATAACAAAAGAAGAACCCACACTCACGCAAGATGATCAGGAACGCATAAATGAGTTTCGGGAGTTTTTTGAAACGACCACAAAGGAGATCGACCAATACCACCTCCATATTGCCTCAGAAAAACTTTATGACTACTTCTGGCATACATTTGCTGATGTTATTATAGAAGAGAAGAAAGAAGCTATAAATGGGAGCGACGACGCTACTCGAGCGTCTGCAGAATGGATGCTGTACTATATTTTGACTCAAAGCATTATTGCACTCCATCCTTTTATGCCCTTTATAACTGAAAAGATCTGGTCATTACTTCCGACCACAAGCACCGATGACATTCTTATGGTCCATCAGTGGCCGAAGACACCTTCTCAATAG